The following are from one region of the Salminus brasiliensis chromosome 14, fSalBra1.hap2, whole genome shotgun sequence genome:
- the gp1ba gene encoding uncharacterized protein gp1ba isoform X1: protein MLLFLSLLLLAPRCQVAMSSGCQSDRNTDHRPRVSCVGRGLTAVPDGIDDGTQVLVLSQNQFGSLSWAAYSRYTQLHELDLSQNHIKVIDPSGPELQNLRVLRLSNNRLEGLGGRVFRFAPVLMEVYLDGNDLRTLHDATFGDLPQLEVINLSGNKLPALPRRLLEAITSTSLKTFDLEDNRVQHLPDEFFSSKPELPYVYLSQNPWLCSCQVGYLQQYLDDQGHNVYKHTTSVRGTESTLNDASGRLPGDRDMKVSITNDPDSVVCAGPPALKGMSIVDLQEDQYCSINTPLLHDLETPSTPSTTQPTTAPESRTTVSATETEATTVSTPPTASATATPTGGGSVQAFTTPSIWTRLETWTLRQVWTDWIPQSRTLKDIATARSELSRLRTSKALSMSIIDPGTSLIPVTWTFPQTVGPQPTFSTSHQKTSTAPPTSTLDPGTSPHWTSSQATTPLSTSSTSLLRTSRAPSSGVPGPETSIPFYRASGASRSVSGCGVPWCWWLFAGFLPLCILSALCSCMLFLWILVTYATLYRPIQRRVHKQEDEGVTLLTFQTDLEGMGGSGAESEAVVFLPAEKIPIKSQAVFRSVLFIAKEDEEAEGGGRREGVRGEDGVKIELVPAVEEERTGVMLRQEKERDRPGMERQDVFRKTLYRMISREEEIEGWREVEESWGPAERQTGDRGVERGKKRYSLILREDGGSVLDRDEGMEWLVGEWEGGGGLTRGSWGSLIRRIEGGASITPPSRAESKSDGEEAIPVGVHRATQNASRAIPEEGVALAKGGGAKAEGGGATALEDGAIPEVGGVVPGGDVIMFEGGGVTSV, encoded by the exons AtgctcctcttcctcagcctcctcctcctGGCTCCTCGTTGCCAGGTGGCGATGTCCAGCGGTTGCCAGAGCGACAGGAACACCGACCACAGGCCACGGGTCAGCTGTGTGGGGCGGGGTCTGACCGCAGTGCCCGATGGGATCGACGATGGGACGCAGGTTTTGGTTCTGTCCCAAAATCAGTTTGGCTCGCTGTCCTGGGCCGCTTACAGCAGGTACACTCAGCTGCATGAGCTGGACCTGAGCCAAAACCACATCAAGGTCATCGACCCATCAG GTCCAGAGCTGCAGAACCTCCGCGTGCTGCGGTTGTCTAACAACAGGCTGGAAGGTTTGGGTGGCCGAGTGTTCCGCTTCGCCCCCGTGCTGATGGAGGTGTATTTGGACGGAAACGATCTCCGCACCCTTCATGACGCCACCTTCGGAGATCTCCCACAGCTAGAGGTCATCAACCTCTCTGGGAACAAGCTGCCCGCGCTGCCGCGCCGCCTGCTGGAGGCcatcacctccaccagcctgaagACCTTCGATCTAGAAGACAACCGTGTCCAGCACCTGCCTGACGAGTTCTTCTCCTCCAAGCCCGAGCTGCCCTATGTCTATCTGTCCCAGAACCCCTGGCTGTGCAGCTGTCAGGTGGGCTACCTGCAGCAGTACCTTGATGACCAGGGTCATAATGTATACAAGCACACTACTTCTGTCAGAGGGACGGAGAGCACTCTGAATGATGCGAGTGGACGTCTTCCCGGAGACAGAGACATGAAGGTCAGCATTACGAACGACCCGGACAGTGTGGTGTGTGCCGGGCCGCCGGCCTTAAAGGGGATGAGCATTGTGGACCTCCAGGAGGACCAGTACTGCAGCATAAACACACCCTTATTGCACGACCTTGAAACGCCCTCTACCCCTTCAACCACTCAACCAACAACGGCCCCTGAATCCAGAACAACCGTCTCAGCAACTGAGACCGAGGCAACTACCGTATCAACCCCGCCAACAGCATCAGCAACCGCTACACCCACAGGTGGCGGCTCTGTGCAAGCTTTTACCACACCTAGCATCTGGACCAGACTTGAAACCTGGACCCTCAGGCAAGTATGGACTGATTGGATCCCGCAGTCCAGGACGCTGAAAGACATCGCTACAGCTAGAAGTGAACTGAGCCGTCTGAGAACCTCCAAAGCGCTCTCTATGTCCATTATTGATCCGGGAACCTCACTGATCCCAGTGACCTGGACCTTCCCACAGACAGTTGGACCCCAGCCCACATTCTCTACCAGCCATCAGAAGACGTCCACGGCGCCCCCTACGTCCACTCTTGATCCGGGAACCTCACCACACTGGACATCTTCGCAGGCTACAACACCCCTATCCACATCTTCTACAAGCCTTCTAAGGACCTCTAGAGCTCCCTCTTCTGGCGTCCCTGGTCCAGAAACCTCCATTCCGTTCTACCGTGCCTCAGGTGCCTCCCGTTCAGTGTCCGGTTGCGGGGTGCCGTGGTGCTGGTGGCTGTTTGCCGGCTTCTTGCCGCTTTGCATCCTCTCAGCACTCTGCTCCTGCATGCTCTTCCTCTGGATCCTCGTCACCTACGCCACTCTGTACCGGCCAATCCAGAGGCGAGTTCACAAGCAGGAAGACGAGGGAGTGACCCTGCTGACCTTCCAGACCGATCTCGAAGGCATGGGTGGATCAGGGGCGGAGAGCGAAGCAGTGGTGTTTCTGCCAGCAGAGAAGATCCCCATTAAGAGCCAGGCAGTGTTCCGCTCGGTTCTGTTCATCGCAAAAGAAGACGAGGAGGCGGAGGGGGgcggaaggagagagggagtgagaggcgAGGATGGTGTAAAAATAGAGCTGGTGCCGgcagtggaggaggagaggacgGGGGTGATGCTGCggcaggagaaagagagagacagaccagGGATGGAGAGGCAGGACGTGTTCAGGAAGACCCTGTACAGGATGATAAGCCGAGAGGAAGAGATAGAGGGGTGGAGGGAGGTGGAGGAGAGCTGGGGGCCggctgagagacagacaggagacagagGAGTGGAGAGAGGGAAGAAGCGCTACAGTCTGATCCTGAGGGAGGACGGGGGGAGTGTGCTGGACAGGGACGAAGGGATGGAGTGGTTGGTAGGAGagtgggagggagggggagggttGACCAGAGGAAGCTGGGGATCTCTGATCAGGAGAATAGAAGGAGGGGCTTCCATAACTCCGCCCTCACGAGCTGAAAGTAAGAGTGATGGAGAAGAGGCTATACCTGTAGGAGTACACAGGGCCACACAGAATGCAAGCAGGGCTATACCTGAAGAAGGTGTAGCTTTAGCTAAGGGAGGTGGGGCTAAAGCAGAGGGAGGTGGTGCTACAGCTTTAGAAGATGGGGCAATTCCTGAGGTAGGCGGGGTTGTACCTGGAGGAGATGTAATAATGTTTGAGGGAGGCGGAGTTACATCAGTTTAG
- the gp1ba gene encoding uncharacterized protein gp1ba isoform X2 has product MSSGCQSDRNTDHRPRVSCVGRGLTAVPDGIDDGTQVLVLSQNQFGSLSWAAYSRYTQLHELDLSQNHIKVIDPSGPELQNLRVLRLSNNRLEGLGGRVFRFAPVLMEVYLDGNDLRTLHDATFGDLPQLEVINLSGNKLPALPRRLLEAITSTSLKTFDLEDNRVQHLPDEFFSSKPELPYVYLSQNPWLCSCQVGYLQQYLDDQGHNVYKHTTSVRGTESTLNDASGRLPGDRDMKVSITNDPDSVVCAGPPALKGMSIVDLQEDQYCSINTPLLHDLETPSTPSTTQPTTAPESRTTVSATETEATTVSTPPTASATATPTGGGSVQAFTTPSIWTRLETWTLRQVWTDWIPQSRTLKDIATARSELSRLRTSKALSMSIIDPGTSLIPVTWTFPQTVGPQPTFSTSHQKTSTAPPTSTLDPGTSPHWTSSQATTPLSTSSTSLLRTSRAPSSGVPGPETSIPFYRASGASRSVSGCGVPWCWWLFAGFLPLCILSALCSCMLFLWILVTYATLYRPIQRRVHKQEDEGVTLLTFQTDLEGMGGSGAESEAVVFLPAEKIPIKSQAVFRSVLFIAKEDEEAEGGGRREGVRGEDGVKIELVPAVEEERTGVMLRQEKERDRPGMERQDVFRKTLYRMISREEEIEGWREVEESWGPAERQTGDRGVERGKKRYSLILREDGGSVLDRDEGMEWLVGEWEGGGGLTRGSWGSLIRRIEGGASITPPSRAESKSDGEEAIPVGVHRATQNASRAIPEEGVALAKGGGAKAEGGGATALEDGAIPEVGGVVPGGDVIMFEGGGVTSV; this is encoded by the exons ATGTCCAGCGGTTGCCAGAGCGACAGGAACACCGACCACAGGCCACGGGTCAGCTGTGTGGGGCGGGGTCTGACCGCAGTGCCCGATGGGATCGACGATGGGACGCAGGTTTTGGTTCTGTCCCAAAATCAGTTTGGCTCGCTGTCCTGGGCCGCTTACAGCAGGTACACTCAGCTGCATGAGCTGGACCTGAGCCAAAACCACATCAAGGTCATCGACCCATCAG GTCCAGAGCTGCAGAACCTCCGCGTGCTGCGGTTGTCTAACAACAGGCTGGAAGGTTTGGGTGGCCGAGTGTTCCGCTTCGCCCCCGTGCTGATGGAGGTGTATTTGGACGGAAACGATCTCCGCACCCTTCATGACGCCACCTTCGGAGATCTCCCACAGCTAGAGGTCATCAACCTCTCTGGGAACAAGCTGCCCGCGCTGCCGCGCCGCCTGCTGGAGGCcatcacctccaccagcctgaagACCTTCGATCTAGAAGACAACCGTGTCCAGCACCTGCCTGACGAGTTCTTCTCCTCCAAGCCCGAGCTGCCCTATGTCTATCTGTCCCAGAACCCCTGGCTGTGCAGCTGTCAGGTGGGCTACCTGCAGCAGTACCTTGATGACCAGGGTCATAATGTATACAAGCACACTACTTCTGTCAGAGGGACGGAGAGCACTCTGAATGATGCGAGTGGACGTCTTCCCGGAGACAGAGACATGAAGGTCAGCATTACGAACGACCCGGACAGTGTGGTGTGTGCCGGGCCGCCGGCCTTAAAGGGGATGAGCATTGTGGACCTCCAGGAGGACCAGTACTGCAGCATAAACACACCCTTATTGCACGACCTTGAAACGCCCTCTACCCCTTCAACCACTCAACCAACAACGGCCCCTGAATCCAGAACAACCGTCTCAGCAACTGAGACCGAGGCAACTACCGTATCAACCCCGCCAACAGCATCAGCAACCGCTACACCCACAGGTGGCGGCTCTGTGCAAGCTTTTACCACACCTAGCATCTGGACCAGACTTGAAACCTGGACCCTCAGGCAAGTATGGACTGATTGGATCCCGCAGTCCAGGACGCTGAAAGACATCGCTACAGCTAGAAGTGAACTGAGCCGTCTGAGAACCTCCAAAGCGCTCTCTATGTCCATTATTGATCCGGGAACCTCACTGATCCCAGTGACCTGGACCTTCCCACAGACAGTTGGACCCCAGCCCACATTCTCTACCAGCCATCAGAAGACGTCCACGGCGCCCCCTACGTCCACTCTTGATCCGGGAACCTCACCACACTGGACATCTTCGCAGGCTACAACACCCCTATCCACATCTTCTACAAGCCTTCTAAGGACCTCTAGAGCTCCCTCTTCTGGCGTCCCTGGTCCAGAAACCTCCATTCCGTTCTACCGTGCCTCAGGTGCCTCCCGTTCAGTGTCCGGTTGCGGGGTGCCGTGGTGCTGGTGGCTGTTTGCCGGCTTCTTGCCGCTTTGCATCCTCTCAGCACTCTGCTCCTGCATGCTCTTCCTCTGGATCCTCGTCACCTACGCCACTCTGTACCGGCCAATCCAGAGGCGAGTTCACAAGCAGGAAGACGAGGGAGTGACCCTGCTGACCTTCCAGACCGATCTCGAAGGCATGGGTGGATCAGGGGCGGAGAGCGAAGCAGTGGTGTTTCTGCCAGCAGAGAAGATCCCCATTAAGAGCCAGGCAGTGTTCCGCTCGGTTCTGTTCATCGCAAAAGAAGACGAGGAGGCGGAGGGGGgcggaaggagagagggagtgagaggcgAGGATGGTGTAAAAATAGAGCTGGTGCCGgcagtggaggaggagaggacgGGGGTGATGCTGCggcaggagaaagagagagacagaccagGGATGGAGAGGCAGGACGTGTTCAGGAAGACCCTGTACAGGATGATAAGCCGAGAGGAAGAGATAGAGGGGTGGAGGGAGGTGGAGGAGAGCTGGGGGCCggctgagagacagacaggagacagagGAGTGGAGAGAGGGAAGAAGCGCTACAGTCTGATCCTGAGGGAGGACGGGGGGAGTGTGCTGGACAGGGACGAAGGGATGGAGTGGTTGGTAGGAGagtgggagggagggggagggttGACCAGAGGAAGCTGGGGATCTCTGATCAGGAGAATAGAAGGAGGGGCTTCCATAACTCCGCCCTCACGAGCTGAAAGTAAGAGTGATGGAGAAGAGGCTATACCTGTAGGAGTACACAGGGCCACACAGAATGCAAGCAGGGCTATACCTGAAGAAGGTGTAGCTTTAGCTAAGGGAGGTGGGGCTAAAGCAGAGGGAGGTGGTGCTACAGCTTTAGAAGATGGGGCAATTCCTGAGGTAGGCGGGGTTGTACCTGGAGGAGATGTAATAATGTTTGAGGGAGGCGGAGTTACATCAGTTTAG